A portion of the Paenibacillus marchantiae genome contains these proteins:
- the ytvI gene encoding sporulation integral membrane protein YtvI, with the protein MDRIIMKRLLRGLWVIIATILIAVAIYLLFPLLYPFAIAWIIAYAMNPLVKLLQYKARFPRWLAVTLSLIIYFGAIVVVLSAAVTRMVKEVISLTTSFDLHVDEIKATFIRWTQNDTIQSLIGQINEFYKENPNYQETINSNISKTTETVGTAVTDLVTGFFNMILNLLTSLPNMGAVLIVVLLSTFFISKSWTRHSITVSGWVPSSIRKPITDIWNDLKKALFGYARAQLIMISITALFVMIGLLVLQVKSAFTIALLIGLVDLLPYLGVGLVMVPWAAYLLMNGDLYLGIGISIVYLIVLIARQIIEPKVLASSVGLDPLATLVGMFVGLKLFGVLGLIIGPVSLVILDAFNRANVFRDLRTYIINGRVR; encoded by the coding sequence TTGGATAGAATCATAATGAAACGCCTGTTGCGCGGCTTATGGGTGATTATTGCGACCATACTCATTGCCGTTGCTATATACCTGCTGTTCCCGCTGTTATATCCTTTTGCCATCGCCTGGATTATCGCTTATGCGATGAACCCTCTGGTGAAGTTGCTTCAATACAAGGCCCGATTTCCCCGCTGGCTGGCTGTAACCTTATCACTAATCATTTATTTCGGGGCCATTGTCGTCGTATTGTCTGCTGCGGTAACCCGTATGGTAAAGGAAGTCATTTCACTAACGACGAGCTTTGACCTTCATGTCGATGAGATTAAGGCTACGTTCATCCGTTGGACCCAGAATGACACGATTCAGAGTTTAATTGGACAGATCAATGAATTTTACAAGGAAAATCCCAACTATCAGGAGACCATTAACAGCAATATTAGCAAAACAACCGAAACGGTAGGTACAGCTGTAACGGACCTGGTCACCGGATTTTTCAACATGATCCTGAACCTGCTCACTTCTCTCCCCAATATGGGAGCCGTACTAATCGTGGTTCTTCTATCAACTTTCTTTATTAGCAAAAGTTGGACCAGACACAGTATTACCGTATCGGGCTGGGTGCCCTCATCCATTCGCAAACCGATTACCGACATATGGAATGATCTCAAAAAAGCACTGTTCGGTTATGCACGAGCCCAGTTGATCATGATCTCTATCACCGCATTATTTGTCATGATTGGATTGCTTGTGCTCCAGGTTAAATCTGCCTTTACGATCGCTTTGCTCATCGGTCTGGTGGATCTGCTTCCTTATCTCGGCGTTGGCTTGGTGATGGTTCCCTGGGCAGCATACCTGCTTATGAATGGAGACTTGTACCTGGGGATCGGCATCAGTATTGTATATCTCATTGTGCTGATTGCTCGCCAAATCATTGAACCCAAAGTGCTTGCCAGCAGTGTCGGGTTGGATCCTCTGGCCACATTGGTTGGCATGTTTGTCGGATTGAAACTGTTCGGTGTACTCGGTTTGATCATCGGCCCTGTCAGCCTCGTTATCCTTGATGCATTTAATCGAGCGAACGTGTTCCGTGATCTCCGAACATATATTATTAACGGACGTGTCCGATGA
- a CDS encoding histidine kinase N-terminal 7TM domain-containing diguanylate cyclase gives MESHINSYITLVATSAVLNVFLCLYTYVRRAEIPSSKIFILYTAALSVYTFGYAIELASNTLEQMKFWTVIEYIGMPFSASLGLMLMMQYTGKKLSKKASAALFVIPSITLFMVATNDFHHLFYKRVWLREDSSVPLIDIAVGQWYVVHGAFTFSCLLCACLILVGQWKHTKKMYRRQLLTLITSQLIPMVAAFVYLLGLTPGGMDPVPVLMCITSAMYIWAILSSRLLTIVPIAKDSIFESMREGVIVLDSSNRLVDYNKSLRDMLPELDFSMVGQHLNDVWLSLAGETFPVEYGREGLQTDLYWQLNGETVCYQVRTSYVYNKEGQAVGTLIMLIDITEQRFLQEQLKQLAYFDGLTKIYNRTQFLLRGREILSEAQLNLRPTAFILFDIDHFKRINDTYGHDVGDQAIIHVVSVCNRYLNSEMLFARYGGEEFVIAVPNASLQDGEQLAEKLRVALLNDPLEVQGTRIPLTSSFGVAQYNGGSDSLESLLRDADTALYESKRNGRNTVFAHSVSLG, from the coding sequence ATGGAATCGCACATTAATTCTTATATAACACTTGTAGCAACTTCAGCTGTGCTGAATGTTTTTCTGTGTTTATATACTTATGTTAGAAGAGCAGAAATCCCCAGTTCGAAAATATTCATTCTCTATACAGCAGCTCTGTCGGTTTACACCTTCGGTTACGCGATTGAACTCGCCAGCAATACACTGGAGCAGATGAAATTCTGGACGGTCATCGAATACATTGGTATGCCTTTCTCCGCCTCTCTTGGGCTGATGCTCATGATGCAATACACGGGTAAAAAATTATCCAAAAAAGCTTCTGCTGCACTGTTTGTAATCCCTTCCATTACCTTGTTCATGGTGGCAACAAATGATTTTCATCATCTTTTCTATAAAAGAGTATGGTTAAGAGAAGACAGTTCCGTCCCTCTAATCGATATTGCCGTAGGGCAATGGTACGTTGTTCATGGTGCATTCACCTTTTCCTGTCTGTTATGTGCCTGCCTTATTCTCGTCGGACAATGGAAACATACCAAAAAGATGTATCGTCGTCAGTTACTCACATTGATCACTTCACAGCTTATTCCCATGGTAGCGGCCTTTGTGTATTTACTTGGTCTGACCCCAGGTGGTATGGATCCTGTTCCGGTTCTCATGTGCATTACATCCGCAATGTATATCTGGGCTATTCTATCCTCCCGTCTGTTAACCATCGTACCTATCGCCAAGGATAGTATCTTTGAGAGCATGCGTGAAGGCGTTATCGTGCTGGATAGTTCCAATCGTCTCGTCGACTATAACAAATCTCTGCGTGATATGCTGCCAGAGCTTGATTTCAGCATGGTAGGTCAACATCTGAACGATGTATGGCTGTCGCTTGCCGGTGAGACCTTTCCAGTGGAATATGGCCGAGAAGGTCTGCAAACCGATCTGTACTGGCAATTGAACGGAGAGACCGTCTGTTATCAGGTGAGAACCTCTTATGTGTATAACAAAGAAGGACAAGCCGTTGGCACACTGATTATGCTGATTGATATTACAGAGCAACGTTTCCTACAAGAACAATTGAAGCAACTGGCTTACTTCGATGGTCTCACCAAAATATATAACCGCACGCAGTTCCTGCTTAGAGGTCGGGAGATACTGAGTGAAGCCCAGCTTAATCTGCGGCCGACGGCCTTTATATTATTTGACATTGATCATTTCAAACGAATTAATGACACCTATGGACATGACGTTGGGGATCAGGCCATCATTCATGTGGTCTCTGTATGTAATCGTTATCTGAATTCGGAGATGTTGTTTGCACGTTATGGAGGAGAGGAGTTTGTTATCGCGGTACCCAATGCCTCCCTCCAAGACGGTGAGCAGCTTGCTGAGAAGTTACGCGTGGCTTTGTTGAATGACCCGCTGGAGGTACAAGGTACTCGTATTCCACTGACTTCAAGCTTCGGAGTGGCACAATATAATGGAGGGTCCGATTCTCTGGAATCCTTGCTGCGTGATGCCGATACGGCACTATATGAGTCCAAGCGTAACGGTCGTAACACCGTATTTGCCCACAGTGTGAGCCTGGGTTAA
- the mdh gene encoding malate dehydrogenase — protein MTIQRKKITVVGAGFTGATTALMLAQKELGDVILVDIPQLENPTKGKALDMWEASPVQGFDSNIVGTSNYEDTAGSEIVIITAGIARKPGMSRDDLVNTNAGIVKSVCENVKKYCPDSIVIILSNPVDAMTYAAYQTLGFPKNRVIGQSGVLDTARYCTFIAQELNVSVEDVRGFVLGGHGDDMVPLVRYSSVGGIPIDTLIPAERIEAIVQRTRVGGGEIVNLLGNGSAYYAPAASLVQMTEAILKDKKRIIPVIAYLEGEYGYNDLFLGVPTVLGGNGIEKIFELELTAEEKAGLDKSADSVRNVISVVNL, from the coding sequence GTGACTATTCAGCGCAAAAAAATCACAGTAGTCGGCGCCGGATTTACCGGAGCTACAACGGCTTTGATGCTTGCCCAAAAAGAACTCGGGGATGTTATTCTGGTTGATATTCCGCAATTGGAAAACCCGACTAAAGGTAAAGCGCTCGACATGTGGGAAGCTAGTCCTGTTCAGGGCTTCGACAGCAATATCGTCGGTACTTCCAACTACGAGGATACTGCAGGTTCGGAGATTGTTATTATTACGGCAGGTATTGCCCGTAAACCAGGTATGAGCCGTGATGATCTGGTCAACACGAATGCAGGAATCGTGAAGTCTGTTTGTGAAAATGTGAAAAAATATTGCCCTGATTCCATCGTCATTATTCTAAGCAACCCGGTAGATGCAATGACATATGCAGCTTATCAGACGCTTGGTTTCCCTAAAAACCGCGTAATCGGCCAGTCCGGTGTTCTGGATACTGCACGTTATTGCACATTCATTGCACAAGAGCTGAATGTATCGGTTGAAGACGTCCGTGGATTCGTTCTTGGCGGCCACGGAGACGATATGGTACCACTCGTTCGTTATTCCAGCGTTGGCGGTATTCCAATCGATACCCTCATCCCGGCAGAGCGCATTGAAGCCATCGTACAACGCACACGTGTTGGCGGGGGTGAGATCGTTAACCTGCTCGGAAACGGCAGCGCATATTATGCACCAGCAGCTTCATTGGTGCAAATGACCGAAGCCATTTTGAAAGACAAAAAACGAATCATTCCGGTTATTGCTTACCTTGAAGGGGAATATGGCTACAACGACTTGTTCCTTGGTGTGCCAACCGTTCTGGGTGGTAACGGAATTGAGAAAATATTTGAACTGGAACTGACTGCGGAAGAAAAAGCTGGACTCGACAAATCTGCGGATTCGGTTCGTAACGTCATTTCAGTAGTTAACTTGTAA
- a CDS encoding FxsA family protein encodes MRRWMWALLLIIPVIELFGFILMSDWIGAGKTLLLMILTSLIGIAMLQFEGRKVLIDAKSEMERGKVPGRKMVDGLFIFVGGFLLLIPGFITDLIGFTLLFPVTRSVYRLFFLGWLEKKMRNGSIKFYRGPKK; translated from the coding sequence ATGCGAAGATGGATGTGGGCCCTGCTATTAATCATTCCGGTGATTGAACTGTTTGGTTTCATTCTTATGAGTGACTGGATTGGAGCCGGAAAGACATTGCTTCTCATGATTCTCACGTCCTTGATCGGTATAGCAATGTTGCAGTTTGAAGGACGAAAAGTACTTATTGATGCCAAATCCGAGATGGAGCGCGGTAAGGTGCCCGGAAGGAAAATGGTAGATGGACTATTTATTTTTGTCGGTGGTTTTCTACTGTTGATCCCGGGATTTATCACAGATCTGATCGGTTTTACACTGTTGTTCCCAGTAACACGTTCAGTGTACCGTCTATTCTTCCTGGGCTGGCTGGAGAAAAAAATGAGAAACGGAAGTATTAAGTTTTATCGTGGTCCGAAAAAATAG
- a CDS encoding SDR family oxidoreductase, whose amino-acid sequence MSTDTQNKKTMPAQHQDQRPGIESEMNPKPEFEKPEYKAAGKLLDKVALITGGDSGIGRAVAVTYAKEGADVAIVYLSEHEDAEETKRQVEQEGRKCMLIPGDIGDNAFAKKSVQQTVDQLGKLDIVVNNAAEQHPQQQLEDITPEQLERTFRTNIFGMFYITQAALPHLKKGSTIINTTSITAYRGNPTLIDYSSTKGAITSFTRSLSMNVVEKGIRVNAVAPGPIWTPLIPSTFDEKKVSEFGATQPMKRPGQPDELAPAYVYLASDDSSYVSGQVMHVNGGEVVNG is encoded by the coding sequence ATGTCAACCGACACACAAAACAAAAAGACGATGCCTGCCCAACATCAGGATCAGCGCCCGGGTATCGAATCGGAGATGAACCCCAAACCAGAGTTTGAGAAACCTGAATATAAAGCAGCCGGTAAATTGTTAGATAAGGTTGCTCTGATCACGGGTGGAGACAGTGGAATTGGACGTGCTGTTGCCGTTACATATGCGAAGGAAGGCGCGGATGTAGCGATTGTATACCTGAGTGAGCATGAGGATGCGGAAGAGACCAAGCGTCAGGTCGAACAGGAAGGACGCAAATGCATGTTGATTCCCGGGGACATTGGTGACAATGCCTTTGCCAAGAAATCCGTGCAGCAGACGGTGGATCAACTAGGCAAGCTGGATATTGTCGTGAATAATGCAGCGGAGCAGCATCCCCAGCAGCAGCTGGAGGATATTACTCCAGAACAGCTGGAGCGTACGTTCCGCACAAATATTTTTGGCATGTTTTATATTACACAGGCTGCTCTGCCACATCTTAAGAAAGGCAGTACAATCATTAATACAACCTCCATTACCGCATATCGCGGAAATCCGACGTTAATTGATTATTCATCTACGAAAGGAGCTATCACTTCATTTACACGCTCCTTGTCGATGAATGTTGTGGAGAAGGGAATTCGTGTGAATGCTGTTGCTCCAGGGCCGATTTGGACCCCGCTCATTCCATCCACGTTTGATGAGAAAAAGGTGAGCGAATTTGGTGCTACTCAGCCAATGAAACGTCCAGGTCAACCGGATGAACTGGCTCCAGCTTACGTGTATCTCGCTTCGGATGATTCTTCCTACGTGAGCGGTCAGGTGATGCACGTTAATGGCGGCGAAGTGGTCAACGGATAA
- the icd gene encoding NADP-dependent isocitrate dehydrogenase has translation MKLEKFAHPTEGEKIQIDNGTLQVPNNPIIPFIEGDGTGRDIWKASKRVLDAAVEKAYDGNKKIAWYEVFAGQKAFDTYGEWLPNDTLEAIREYIVAIKGPLTTPIGGGIRSLNVALRQELDLYTCLRPVRYFDGVPSPVKRPELVDMVIFRENTEDIYAGIEYAEGSEEVKKVIQFLQQEMGANKIRFPETSGIGIKPVSSEGSKRLVRAAVQYAIDHNRKSVTLVHKGNIMKFTEGAFKNWGYEVAEDEFADKVFTWAQYDIIKEKDGTDAANAAQKAAEDAGKIIVKDAIADIALQQVLTRPGEFDVIATLNLNGDYLSDALAAQVGGIGIAPGANINYVTGHAIFEATHGTAPKYADKDVVNPGSVILSGVMLLEHLGWQEAANLIYKGMETSINNKTVTYDFARLMDGATEVKCSEFADQIIKNL, from the coding sequence ATGAAATTAGAAAAATTTGCTCACCCAACTGAAGGCGAAAAAATTCAAATTGATAACGGTACACTGCAAGTACCTAATAACCCGATCATTCCATTTATCGAAGGTGACGGTACAGGCCGTGACATCTGGAAAGCTTCCAAACGTGTATTGGATGCAGCTGTTGAAAAAGCATATGACGGCAACAAAAAAATCGCATGGTATGAAGTGTTTGCTGGACAAAAAGCATTCGATACATACGGGGAGTGGCTGCCAAACGATACGCTTGAAGCTATTCGCGAGTATATCGTAGCGATCAAAGGACCATTGACTACACCAATCGGCGGCGGAATTCGTTCCCTGAACGTAGCGCTTCGTCAAGAACTGGATCTGTACACTTGCTTGCGTCCTGTTCGTTATTTCGATGGTGTACCTTCTCCGGTTAAACGTCCTGAGTTGGTAGACATGGTCATTTTCCGTGAGAATACGGAAGATATCTATGCAGGTATTGAATACGCAGAAGGTTCAGAAGAAGTGAAAAAAGTAATCCAATTCCTGCAACAGGAGATGGGTGCAAACAAAATCCGCTTCCCTGAAACTTCCGGTATTGGTATCAAGCCAGTTTCCTCCGAAGGTTCCAAACGTTTGGTACGTGCAGCAGTACAATATGCCATCGATCACAACCGTAAGAGCGTTACATTGGTACACAAAGGCAATATCATGAAATTTACAGAAGGTGCCTTCAAAAACTGGGGTTATGAAGTTGCTGAAGACGAGTTCGCTGACAAAGTGTTCACTTGGGCACAATACGATATCATTAAAGAAAAAGACGGTACGGATGCAGCTAATGCAGCTCAAAAAGCAGCTGAAGATGCTGGCAAAATCATCGTGAAAGATGCTATTGCCGATATCGCTCTGCAACAAGTATTGACTCGTCCAGGTGAGTTCGATGTAATCGCAACGTTGAACCTGAACGGTGACTATCTGTCCGATGCACTGGCTGCACAAGTTGGCGGAATTGGTATCGCTCCAGGAGCGAACATCAACTATGTAACAGGACATGCTATCTTCGAAGCTACTCACGGTACTGCACCTAAATATGCAGACAAAGATGTCGTGAACCCTGGTTCCGTTATTCTGTCCGGCGTAATGTTGCTTGAGCACCTGGGATGGCAAGAAGCGGCTAACCTGATCTACAAAGGTATGGAAACATCCATCAACAACAAAACAGTAACTTATGACTTTGCACGTCTGATGGACGGCGCTACTGAAGTGAAATGTTCTGAATTTGCTGATCAAATCATTAAAAACCTGTAA
- the citZ gene encoding citrate synthase encodes MTATKGLEGIVATTSSISSIVDGVLTYRGYDIDDLAEHASFEEVAYLLWFGKLPTTDELKSLRKSLSDYAPIPSELIAQIQLYPKNMSTMAALRSAVSALALYDEQADEMTAEANENKAVKLQAQLPTIVAAIARIRQGKEPVAPKEGASIAENFLYMMTGEQPAETAVKALDQALVLHADHELNASTFAARVTVATLSDIYSGVTSAIGALKGPLHGGANEAVMKMLNEIGTPDRLEAAIQEKLNNREKIMGFGHRVYKNGDPRAKHLQKMSKELGEMNNDTRLYDMSVKIEELVTGQKGLKPNVDFYSASVYTQLGIEEVLFTPIFAISRVSGWTAHILEQLADNRIIRPRAEYTGPTDQKYVSIELR; translated from the coding sequence ATGACAGCTACCAAAGGTCTGGAAGGCATCGTTGCAACAACCTCTTCGATCAGCTCCATTGTAGACGGTGTGCTTACATACCGTGGTTACGATATTGACGATCTGGCAGAACATGCAAGCTTTGAAGAAGTTGCCTATTTACTGTGGTTTGGTAAATTGCCAACTACGGATGAACTGAAATCCCTTCGCAAAAGCCTGAGCGATTACGCGCCGATTCCGAGCGAGTTGATTGCACAAATCCAATTGTATCCGAAAAACATGAGTACCATGGCAGCACTGCGTTCCGCGGTATCCGCACTGGCTCTGTACGATGAGCAGGCTGACGAGATGACAGCGGAAGCGAACGAGAACAAAGCGGTTAAGCTGCAAGCGCAGTTGCCAACCATTGTGGCAGCCATAGCCCGTATCCGTCAGGGCAAAGAACCTGTGGCTCCAAAAGAAGGCGCTTCCATCGCAGAAAACTTTTTATATATGATGACTGGAGAACAACCAGCCGAGACCGCTGTTAAAGCCCTTGATCAAGCGCTTGTCCTGCATGCGGATCACGAGTTGAACGCTTCTACATTTGCAGCACGTGTAACAGTAGCTACGCTTTCCGACATCTATTCGGGAGTAACTTCTGCGATTGGCGCATTGAAGGGGCCATTGCATGGCGGTGCAAATGAAGCCGTTATGAAAATGCTGAATGAGATTGGAACACCTGATCGTCTGGAAGCAGCTATTCAAGAAAAATTGAACAACCGTGAGAAGATCATGGGCTTTGGACACCGTGTCTACAAAAATGGAGACCCACGTGCGAAACATCTGCAAAAGATGTCCAAGGAACTGGGTGAAATGAACAACGATACACGCCTGTACGATATGTCAGTGAAGATCGAAGAACTGGTGACAGGACAAAAAGGTCTGAAACCAAATGTAGATTTCTATTCCGCTTCCGTATATACCCAATTAGGTATTGAAGAGGTCCTGTTTACACCGATCTTTGCGATTAGCCGGGTATCAGGTTGGACTGCTCATATTCTGGAACAGCTTGCGGATAACCGTATTATTCGTCCGCGTGCCGAGTACACAGGCCCAACAGATCAGAAGTACGTTTCAATCGAACTTCGCTAA
- a CDS encoding cupin domain-containing protein: MKISKQNAAHYIWGGQCDGWHLVQNETLSIIHERMPAGTSETRHYHSISRQFFFILSGEACMELNGEEFVLELHEGIEIASGMPHQMQNRGEADVEFLVISQPTTRGDRIEMDM, encoded by the coding sequence ATGAAGATTAGCAAACAAAATGCGGCACACTATATATGGGGTGGACAGTGCGATGGTTGGCATCTCGTTCAAAATGAAACACTGAGCATTATTCATGAACGTATGCCTGCAGGAACTTCTGAAACCCGGCACTACCATTCGATAAGTCGTCAGTTTTTCTTTATTCTTAGCGGTGAGGCTTGTATGGAACTTAACGGGGAAGAGTTTGTGCTTGAACTCCATGAAGGGATAGAAATTGCGTCGGGCATGCCACATCAGATGCAGAATCGGGGCGAAGCAGACGTAGAATTTCTTGTCATTTCACAACCCACCACTCGTGGTGATCGAATAGAAATGGATATGTAA